Proteins encoded by one window of Cyanobium sp. NS01:
- a CDS encoding DUF6679 family protein encodes MLHRKLSQFCAEQRPVWVFLRDQQRWIEEALITEIEGDLVTLHYDAEEDDETHSWEESVRLDSIGAVSTRLSYVSRSGMDDLPTAEDCPEAERLSS; translated from the coding sequence ATGCTGCACCGCAAGCTCTCCCAGTTCTGTGCTGAACAACGGCCCGTGTGGGTGTTCCTGCGCGATCAGCAGCGCTGGATCGAGGAGGCCCTGATCACCGAAATCGAAGGCGATCTGGTCACCCTCCACTACGACGCCGAGGAGGACGACGAGACCCACAGCTGGGAGGAGAGCGTGCGCCTGGACTCGATCGGAGCCGTGAGCACACGCCTGTCGTATGTGAGCCGCAGTGGCATGGATGACCTGCCCACCGCTGAAGACTGCCCGGAGGCCGAACGACTCAGCAGCTGA
- a CDS encoding DNA-3-methyladenine glycosylase, whose translation MAKREEWAELATSVLPATFFGRPAEQVAPELVGCWLIRRLQTGEQLRGLIVETEAYAQQEPACHGSRRRSPQNETLFGEPGRFYVYLTYGIHHCVNLVTGCLDEASGVLLRAVQIPDEPARVAAGPGLLARRFGLDRRHDGLPARPDSGLWLAPRLLPPGMDGQLTQTTRVGISQAQELPWRWYLRSSPCVSRRARGDRLVRPGAGL comes from the coding sequence ATGGCGAAGCGGGAAGAGTGGGCTGAGCTTGCCACCAGTGTGCTCCCTGCCACCTTCTTTGGCAGGCCCGCCGAGCAGGTGGCCCCGGAACTGGTGGGCTGCTGGCTGATCCGACGGCTGCAGACGGGCGAGCAGCTGCGCGGCCTGATCGTGGAAACGGAGGCCTATGCCCAGCAGGAGCCGGCCTGCCATGGGTCCCGCCGCCGCTCGCCCCAGAACGAGACGCTGTTCGGGGAGCCCGGCCGGTTTTACGTGTATCTCACCTACGGCATCCATCACTGCGTGAATCTGGTGACCGGCTGCCTCGATGAGGCCAGCGGAGTGCTGCTGCGGGCGGTGCAGATCCCCGATGAGCCGGCCCGGGTGGCGGCCGGCCCAGGACTGCTGGCCAGGCGCTTCGGCCTCGATCGCCGCCATGACGGCTTGCCGGCGCGGCCTGACTCGGGCCTCTGGCTGGCACCGCGCCTGCTGCCGCCTGGGATGGATGGCCAGCTCACCCAGACCACGCGCGTCGGCATCAGTCAGGCCCAGGAGCTGCCCTGGCGCTGGTACCTGCGCTCCAGCCCCTGTGTCAGCCGCCGGGCCCGCGGCGACCGCCTGGTGCGCCCGGGGGCAGGCCTCTAG
- a CDS encoding DUF565 domain-containing protein, giving the protein MANLQQRPAQQPRFQQTRFQLSIAQASGRLQRWATNPWRRLSLQLIVLLMSFSIGGVVASISGQLSQIDPVGAVICVLVIELAIRARGPLLRQADQRLGLQLLDMGRVGLLYGLLLDGFKLL; this is encoded by the coding sequence GTGGCCAACCTCCAGCAGCGGCCCGCTCAGCAGCCCCGCTTCCAGCAGACCCGCTTCCAGCTGAGCATCGCCCAGGCCAGCGGTCGCCTGCAGCGCTGGGCCACCAATCCATGGCGCCGGCTGTCGTTGCAGCTGATCGTGCTGCTGATGAGCTTTTCGATCGGCGGCGTGGTGGCTTCGATCAGCGGTCAGCTCTCCCAAATCGACCCCGTTGGCGCGGTGATCTGCGTGTTGGTGATCGAGCTGGCGATCCGGGCCCGGGGGCCCCTGCTCCGCCAGGCCGATCAGCGCCTCGGACTCCAGCTGCTGGACATGGGGCGCGTCGGCCTGCTCTACGGACTGCTGCTCGACGGCTTCAAGCTGTTGTGA
- a CDS encoding PCP reductase family protein produces MPAPTPWTAEAESALKEVPFFVRPAVRRRVEAMAAEAGLEQVDGAFYAEARARFGQK; encoded by the coding sequence ATGCCAGCTCCCACGCCCTGGACCGCTGAGGCTGAGTCCGCCCTGAAGGAAGTGCCCTTTTTTGTGCGACCTGCCGTGCGCAGGCGCGTTGAGGCCATGGCCGCTGAAGCTGGCCTTGAGCAGGTGGATGGGGCCTTCTACGCCGAGGCCCGGGCCCGGTTCGGCCAGAAGTGA
- a CDS encoding aspartate carbamoyltransferase catalytic subunit → MGSWAHRHVIDLAAFSLDDLAMVLELAQRFRAMPVSGARKLPALQGRLMTSLFFEPSTRTRSSFELAARRLSADVQSFSPSSSSLAKGESLLDTARTYVAMGADVLVVRHHCAGIPQRLAEDLDQAGERVAVLNAGDGLHSHPSQALLDLFTLARHFNPLAPTPESLRGRRIVIVGDVLHSRVARSNLWALTACGAEVVLCGPATLLPESFAAFVAAPPPGQASDPVQERGGVTVLRDLDAALDGADAVMTLRLQKERMRSHLLTSLDSYHRAYGLSHERLRRCGRAVPVLHPGPVNRGVEMASALLDDPAVCAVEEQVRNGIPVRMALLYLLATEAMAAPGLTTA, encoded by the coding sequence TTGGGCAGCTGGGCTCATCGCCATGTGATTGATCTGGCGGCCTTCTCGCTGGACGATCTGGCCATGGTTCTGGAGTTGGCCCAACGCTTCCGCGCCATGCCGGTCAGCGGCGCCCGCAAGCTGCCGGCGCTGCAGGGGCGTCTGATGACCAGTCTGTTCTTCGAGCCCAGCACCCGCACCCGCAGCAGCTTCGAGCTGGCGGCAAGACGCCTCTCGGCCGATGTGCAGAGCTTCTCACCGTCATCGAGCTCCCTGGCCAAGGGGGAGAGCCTGCTGGACACGGCCCGCACCTACGTGGCCATGGGGGCCGACGTGCTGGTGGTGCGGCATCACTGCGCTGGCATCCCGCAGCGGCTGGCGGAAGACCTCGATCAAGCCGGTGAGCGGGTCGCGGTGCTCAATGCCGGCGATGGCCTGCACAGCCACCCCAGCCAGGCCCTGCTCGACCTCTTCACCCTGGCGCGCCACTTCAATCCCCTTGCCCCCACGCCCGAGAGCCTGCGGGGCCGGCGCATCGTGATCGTGGGGGATGTGCTCCATTCCCGGGTGGCCCGCTCCAACCTCTGGGCCCTCACCGCCTGTGGCGCCGAGGTGGTGCTGTGCGGGCCGGCCACCCTGCTGCCGGAGAGCTTTGCGGCCTTCGTGGCGGCTCCACCGCCCGGCCAGGCCAGCGATCCGGTGCAGGAGCGGGGCGGCGTCACGGTGCTGCGCGACCTCGACGCCGCCCTCGACGGCGCCGACGCCGTGATGACCCTGCGACTGCAGAAGGAGCGCATGCGCAGCCACCTGCTCACCAGCCTGGACTCCTACCACCGGGCCTATGGCCTCAGCCACGAGCGTCTCAGGCGCTGCGGCCGTGCCGTGCCCGTGCTCCATCCGGGGCCGGTGAACCGCGGCGTGGAGATGGCCTCGGCTCTGCTGGATGACCCCGCCGTGTGTGCGGTGGAGGAACAGGTGCGCAACGGCATCCCTGTGCGGATGGCGCTGCTCTATTTGCTGGCCACGGAGGCCATGGCCGCGCCTGGTCTCACAACAGCTTGA
- a CDS encoding DUF2555 domain-containing protein, with the protein MASLSESITPERLAAFDEAMTAVLAQRLDEDDYPTPFDGLSDWHLMRALAIHRPELARPYVHLVDQEPFDED; encoded by the coding sequence ATGGCCTCCTTGTCTGAGTCGATCACTCCGGAGCGGCTTGCCGCCTTTGACGAGGCCATGACCGCCGTGCTGGCCCAGCGCCTGGACGAAGACGATTACCCCACCCCCTTCGACGGCCTCTCGGACTGGCACCTGATGCGGGCCCTGGCGATCCACCGGCCCGAGCTGGCGCGCCCCTACGTGCACCTGGTGGACCAGGAGCCCTTTGATGAGGACTGA